One window of Rhizobium leguminosarum genomic DNA carries:
- a CDS encoding DUF2271 domain-containing protein has product MRMKAFIALLAVTTALTVPGLAMAREVTFTTNMRSYGGDGAYLAYYVTDAQGKYVGSLWMAGGKTRYYEHLTGWYRAAGGDTAEINGITGASVGAGRSLKVTVDLADTLFDAGYQLHIDSAVEDMRDSPNEIVVPLTSGGSGQKVKGTRYIAAFTYVL; this is encoded by the coding sequence ATGAGAATGAAAGCCTTCATTGCCCTGCTGGCGGTCACTACGGCCCTTACCGTTCCCGGCCTTGCCATGGCCCGCGAGGTGACCTTCACCACCAACATGCGCAGCTACGGCGGCGACGGTGCCTACCTTGCCTATTACGTCACTGATGCGCAAGGCAAGTATGTCGGCAGTCTCTGGATGGCGGGCGGAAAGACCAGGTATTACGAGCATCTCACCGGCTGGTACCGCGCCGCCGGCGGCGACACCGCCGAGATCAACGGCATCACGGGCGCCAGCGTTGGTGCGGGTCGTTCACTCAAGGTCACGGTCGATCTTGCCGATACGCTGTTCGACGCCGGCTATCAGCTTCACATCGATTCGGCCGTGGAGGACATGCGCGACAGTCCGAACGAGATCGTGGTGCCGCTGACGTCGGGCGGCTCGGGCCAGAAGGTGAAGGGTACGCGCTACATCGCCGCCTTCACCTACGTGCTTTGA